One Ostrea edulis chromosome 2, xbOstEdul1.1, whole genome shotgun sequence genomic region harbors:
- the LOC125681595 gene encoding mammalian ependymin-related protein 1-like, producing MKGAFFFLAALGCYLSSAQEPKRCIVPSQFQARIAQLDYARNEVNRIAFFYDAVNKREVVYDELSEFTPGRRFYKYIILANEKVEYKIDLKTNNCTKAPVRPWRDIGIPPNATFVNEYTLGGPGENVILQEWSDSVPLRRNARLFISFTLNNCYLTNEDVLAGGANITDSVSSRFYDLVEGIENPTVFVVPSSCLKTTHVQREPFTLWP from the exons ATGAAGGGGGCCTTCTTTTTCCTCGCTGCACTAGGATGCTATTTGTCGTCTGCCCAGGAACCAAAGAGATGTATTGTACCATCACAGTTTCAA GCTAGAATTGCCCAGCTGGATTATGCAAGGAACGAGGTGAATAGGATTGCGTTTTTCTATGACGCAGTCAACAAACGGGAGGTGGTCTATGACGAACTGAGCGAGTTTACACCAGGAAGACG GTTCTACAAGTACATTATACTCGCCAATGAAAAGGTAGAATATAAGATAGATCTAAAGACCAATAACTGTACTAAGGCCCCGGTCAGACCCTGGAGGGACATAGGGATCCCCCCAAATGCTACTTTCGTGAACGAGTACACATTAGGCGGGCCTGGCGAGAACGTCATATTACAGGAATGGTCCGACTCTGTCCCTCTGCGACGTA atgcCCGGCTCTTCATATCCTTCACTCTTAACAACTGTTATCTTACAAACGAAGATGTCCTGGCCGGCGGCGCAAATATAACCGATTCGGTTTCTTCCCGATTTTACGATCTTGTCGAGGGCATTGAGAATCCAACTGTGTTTGTTGTCCCTTCGTCATGTCTGAAGACGACGCATGTGCAGAGGGAACCCTTTACTCTGTGGCCTTGA